Proteins encoded within one genomic window of Vairimorpha necatrix chromosome 3, complete sequence:
- a CDS encoding nucleoporin NIC96 (NIC96), whose protein sequence is MTDKLKIPFVLESQQVTNYYQVVANLKKIQLKNKKYSVIPVRTNFTGILKPIRNDYNIESIINGFVYNKLQETVGEYEKEIEKNFREQLKKNLREIKKQNENLNKSGKNNLDVGSFEKDFGILPNEELFGNPMLFDIYKFLSTTNSSLDFDQEIVYLGIEYIKYIDRFLLENSSEILAPLNSFEDKVSVFVKMKYNSEEYKLEVFEGRYLFAEIYVYLRCGMPNSIFNLMNQYTDYFNNIENDFKKSFSSWLHSKIYLGKFRNINLEEDRFKKILYDLMEGKNNIQDHLIISSVEDYLWFQLMNTKDTNCIRKQFDKYKSKRGLLLVYVMTKQYDKAMEFCFYNDLSTFSTYHLMKELAKKSNDKNLFVDLTFMICEKMKDTQKKLYCISAIEEITEDYEEIVAKNIVKYKMFDILGLTLSKKIDYKVVRLLKDINDRKQIIKVYKLVDDTTLLTEILIDIFIEGILTQVDIQYAIKIFDEIKLTDQSTNVKKLEILLKFYKFLQSPDIFTLKTTSFFSVDFKLIEVKFVIEKVLKVACEVIKQGNDYEMAKSLFRVVGEIELSDECIKYLNRELVPFI, encoded by the coding sequence ATGACTGATAAACTTAAAATTCCTTTTGTATTGGAATCCCAACAAGTAACTAATTATTACCAAGTTGTCGctaatctaaaaaaaatacaattaaaaaataaaaaatattctgtAATCCCAGTAAGGACAAATTTCACTGGTATCTTAAAACCAATAAGAAATGATTACAATATTGAAAGTATCATCAACGGATTTGTCTACAATAAATTACAAGAAACAGTAGGCGAAtatgaaaaagaaattgaaaaaaattttagagaacaattgaaaaaaaatttaagagaaataaaaaaacaaaatgaaAATCTAAACAAGTcaggaaaaaataatctcGACGTAGGAAGTTTCGAAAAAGATTTCGGAATATTGCCAAATGAAGAATTATTTGGTAATCCTATGTTATTCGATATTTACAAGTTTCTTTCTACGACAAATTCGTCATTGGATTTTGACCAAGAAATCGTCTACTTGGGTATCgagtatataaaatatattgacAGATTTTTACTTGAAAATTCTTCGGAAATTTTAGCACCTCTGAATTCTTTTGAAGATAAAGTTTCTGTATTcgtaaaaatgaaatacaATAGTGAAGAATACAAATTAGAAGTATTTGAAGGTAGATATTTATTCGCCGAAATTTATGTCTATTTGAGATGCGGAATGCCaaatagtatttttaatttaatgaaCCAATATActgattattttaataatatagaaaatgaTTTCAAGAAAAGCTTTTCTTCTTGGCTTcattcaaaaatttatctggGCAAATTTCGCAATATAAATCTTGAAGAAGacagatttaaaaaaattttatatgatttGATGGAaggtaaaaataatatacaaGACCATTTAATTATAAGTAGCGTGGAAGACTACCTCTGGTTTCAATTGATGAACACAAAAGATACGAATTGTATAAGAAAAcaatttgataaatataaaagcaAACGAGGCTTGTTGTTAGTCTACGTAATGACTAAACAATACGATAAAGCTATggaattttgtttttataacgATTTGTCAACATTTTCGACTTATCATTTGATGAAAGAATTagctaaaaaatcaaatgataaaaatttattcgtCGACTTAACTTTCATGATTTGtgaaaaaatgaaagatacacagaaaaaattgtattgtATTTCTGCTATAGAAGAAATAACAGAAGATTATGAAGAAATTGTAGctaaaaatatagtaaaatacaaaatgtTTGATATATTGGGCTTGacattatcaaaaaaaattgattataAAGTAGTACGTcttttaaaagatattaaCGACAGAAAACAGATAATTAAAGTCTACAAATTGGTAGATGACACGACACTCCTGACAGAAATACtcattgatatttttattgaaggAATATTGACACAGGTAGATATTCAATACgcgataaaaatttttgacgAAATTAAATTGACAGATCAATCAACGAACGTGAAAAAATTGgaaatacttttaaaattttataaatttttacagaGTCCGGATATTTTTACTCTAAAAACGACATCGTTTTTTTCTGTGGATTTTAAACTTATTGAAGTTAAATTTGTTATCGAGAAAGTATTAAAAGTAGCCTGTGAGGTAATAAAACAAGGGAATGATTATGAGATGGCAAAAAGTTTGTTTAGAGTTGTGGGTGAAATTGAATTGAGTGATGAGTGTATCAAATATCTTAATAGGGAACTTGTACCTTTTATTTGA
- a CDS encoding T-complex protein 1 subunit beta (CCT2), translating to MNIFSHQNVGTTEEKGQDAKRTILSGTNLIGDICKTTLGPKGMLKILKGDTKNQNISNDGAFILKNLQIDSASARIIINSSIGQDWEEGDGTTSVAVLSSILINEISKLNIHPIKIIRGLRMAQERCEKVLNKISSVPTDEDIKSLINTTLCSKVLKYDLEKFTNMCIKAVEGLEGKTDLNLIQIIKCPGKLEDSYLDDGFILNKEAVIKTIKNPKILLANTSLDQDKIKVFGAKINVSSVSDLAEMERIERDKMNSKIENICQNKIDCFINRQLIYDYPMQLLKNKGVQPIENADFDGIERLNNVLGGKILSTFDNLDESVYGTCEEIKNVNIGGKKFIKFSGIKNGASTIVLFGSSKEMLDEAERSLHDALCVLIKIKENPKIVYGGGSSEMALAVELAKYALEIPGVESEAISAFSSALQNIPVILSENGGFNGNELKSQLRSKHNSGAYTYGVNLEKGVVQCMKECHVVDSFRIKKRVICASSEVAQMIIKCDGIVKLQPRERTRH from the coding sequence ATGAACATTTTTTCTCATCAAAATGTCGGTACCACAGAAGAAAAAGGTCAAGACGCAAAGCGCACAATTCTTTCCGGTACAAATCTAATAGGCGATATTTGTAAAACAACTCTCGGCCCAAAAGgaatgttaaaaattttaaaaggcgacacaaaaaatcaaaatatttcaaatgaCGGCGCTTTTATACTCAAAAATCTTCAAATTGACAGTGCTTCTGCTcgtattataataaattctagTATTGGTCAAGATTGGGAAGAAGGAGATGGCACTACTTCGGTAGCTGTACTTTCTAGTATCTTAATTAATgaaatatcaaaattgaatatacaccctataaaaattattagagGATTGAGAATGGCACAAGAAAGATGcgaaaaagttttaaacaAGATTTCGTCAGTGCCCACTGatgaagatataaaatctttgaTAAATACGACTCTTTGTTCTAAAGTATTGAAATATGATTTAGAGAAGTTTACTAATATGTGTATAAAAGCTGTAGAAGGTTTAGAAGGCAAGAcagatttaaatttgatacaaattattaaatgtcCTGGAAAATTAGAAGATTCGTATCTTGACGAtggatttattttaaataaagagGCAGTTATTAAGACGATAAAAAATCCCAAGATTTTATTGGCTAATACAAGTTTAGATCAAGACAAAATCAAAGTTTTCGGAGCGAAAATAAATGTGTCTTCTGTTTCTGATCTAGCAGAAATGGAAAGAATAGAAAGAGATAAAATGAATTCTAAGATAGAGAATATTTGTcagaataaaattgattgttttattaatagaCAGTTAATTTATGATTACCCCATGCAattattaaagaataaaGGTGTTCAGCCTATAGAAAATGCAGATTTTGATGGTATAGAAAGATTAAACAATGTTTTAGGCGGGAAGATTTTGTCTACTTTTGATAATTTAGACGAGTCAGTTTACGGGACATGTGAAGAAATTAAGAATGTTAATATTGGCGGAAAGAAGTTTATTAAGTTTTCTGGTATTAAAAATGGAGCGAGTACTATTGTGCTTTTTGGATCTTCCAAGGAGATGTTAGACGAAGCAGAGAGAAGTTTACATGACGCGCTTTGTGTTTTGATTAAGATTAAAGAGAATCCTAAGATTGTTTATGGAGGTGGCTCATCTGAGATGGCCTTGGCAGTTGAGCTTGCCAAATATGCCCTTGAGATCCCAGGCGTAGAAAGCGAGGCCATTTCTGCTTTTTCTAGTGCTTTACAGAATATTCCTGTTATTTTGTCAGAGAATGGCGGCTTTAATGGaaatgaattaaaaagtcAGCTTAGGTCTAAGCACAATAGTGGGGCTTATACTTATGGAGTGAATTTGGAGAAGGGAGTAGTCCAGTGCATGAAGGAATGTCATGTAGTGGACAGttttagaattaaaaagCGAGTTATTTGTGCGTCATCAGAAGTGGCACAgatgataataaaatgtGATGGTATAGTGAAATTACAACCTAGGGAAAGAACAAGgcattaa